A single Drechmeria coniospora strain ARSEF 6962 chromosome 03, whole genome shotgun sequence DNA region contains:
- a CDS encoding RING-8 protein — protein sequence MAVVQRALGQAALLVARAATSTLADSATTSATATATTEMNTPQSSKPPGTNQSNDNTQNNNGSSSPLLFFVALGFGVVFTNLWIIVGVKYCFRYNARNRARMTNDEGEPITLETVQRPHRRRREKKLMSMNEVNEKFPMMKYKSWVSDRAREGLPTAGGVSVPASRANSVRDADGVVAAVARRSAEEQRQSEPATGTGSVAETKNEPDSSLVDGDAGQTSGTQETMMTPAVRPAAADEDVDEDVEEDEHIDAALPPECLGTPGDSCAICIDTLEDDDDVRGLTCGHAFHAVCVDPWLTSRRASCPLCKADYYTPKPRPTPEADANARNGTSQEARAQSRLNLPGRLRPAWFRRGADDPSRPGTSLPRFGRDRSRRATGGQAGPTEPRPAQPADGTPLADAGVFSAVRQAFRFGRRNEPPARETVSPSRLEAGGRPEMTSTQ from the exons CGTTGCCAGGGCCGCCACGTCGACGCTGGCCGACTCGgccacgacgtcggccacggccacggccacgacggagATGAACACGCCTCAATCGTCGAAGCCTCCGGGTACCAATCAGAGCAACGACAACACGCAAAATAACAAtggctcgagctcgcctctgctcttcttcgtcgccctcggcttcggcgtcgtcttCACCAACCTCTG gatcatcgtcggcgtcaagTATTGCTTCCGGTACAACGCTCGCAACCGAGCCAGGATGACaaacgacgagggcgagcccATCACGCTCGAGACGGTCCAGCgccctcatcgacgacgccgcgagAAGAAACTGATGTCGATGAACGAGGTCAACGAAAAGTTCCCCATGATGAAGTACAAGAGCTGGGTCTCGGACCGTGCCCGGGAAGGCCTGCccacggccggcggcgtctccGTCCCCGCCAGTCGAGCGAACAGCGTccgcgatgccgacggcgtcgtggcTGCCGTCGCGAGACGCTCTGCCGAGGAGCAGCGACAGTCGGAGCCGGCCACCGGGACCGGCTCCGTGGCCGAGACCAAGAACGAGCCGGACAGCtcgctcgtcgatggcgatgccggccaGACGTCGGGCACCCAAGagacgatgatgacgccggccgtgcggcctgcggcggctgacgaggacgtcgacgaggacgtcgaaGAGGATGAGCacatcgacgccgccctcccACCCGAATGCCTCGGCACCCCGGGCGACTCCTGCGCCATCTGCATCGACaccctcgaggacgacgacgacgtccgcGGCCTGACCTGCGGCCACGCCTTCCACGCCGTCTGCGTCGACCCCTGGCTGACGAGCCGCCGCGCCAGCTGTCCTCTCTGCAAGGCCGATTACTACACGCccaagccgaggccgacgcccgaggccgacgcgAACGCGAGGAACGGTACCAGCCAGGAGGCGCGTGCCCAGTCCCGCCTCAATCTCCCCGGCCGTCTGCGTCCCGCCTGGTTCCGCcgtggcgccgacgaccctTCACGCCCCGGCACGTCGCTGCCACGCTTCGGCAGAGACCGATCGCGACGAGCCACCGGCGGCCAAGCCGGCCCGACCGAACCTCGACCCGCCCAACCGGCCGACGGGACgcctctcgccgacgccggcgtcttctccgccgtcCGGCAGGCCTTCCGATTCGGCCGAAGGAACGAGCCGCCCGCGCGAGAGACGGTCTCCCCGTCGCGTCTCGAAGCCGGTGGCCGTCCGGAGATGACGTCGACGCAATGA